From Anopheles arabiensis isolate DONGOLA chromosome 3, AaraD3, whole genome shotgun sequence, a single genomic window includes:
- the LOC120902829 gene encoding uncharacterized protein LOC120902829, which yields MQTPTAESSVPAAAELNPMCQTKQEVDPTEDTERRGQPFTFHPLPSNASYHEAWRHVRDTVPITPTPALNHRTTRNHRGHAVHFSMGVYENESPTKASHCYSPYGRMRPYFIPHRTRTKSESSDPTNHSGLAGQDSADNHPSVSTSHAGIATTLMETCEHSTPMMDDVSINAVRYSRNPIVLLKKSRSLENVRVDNSLDGSQVSHEMEFVSSRIQKLKVQE from the exons ATGCAA ACCCCAACCGCCGAAAGCAGCGTGCCGGCTGCGGCCGAACTGAACCCGATGTGCCAAACCAAGCAGGAAGTGGACCCTACCGAAGACACCGAACGGCGCGGGCAGCCCTTTACCTTTCACCCATTGCCAAGCAATGCCAGTTACCATGAGGCGTGGCGCCACGTGCGAGATACGGTACCGATTACGCCGACCCCGGCGCTCAACCATCGGACCACGCGCAATCATCGCGGTCACGCCGTACACTTTTCGATGGGAGTGTACGAAAATGAG tCGCCAACGAAAGCTTCCCACTGCTATTCACCGTACGGCCGGATGCGCCCCTACTTTATACCTCACCGAACGCGCACGAAAAGCGAAAGCTCGGATCCGACGAACCACTCCGGGCTAGCCGGGCAGGATAGTGCAGACAATCATCCGTCGGTGTCCACCAGTCATGCCGGGATCGCAACGACACTGATGGAAACGTGCGAACACTCGACGCCGATGATGGATGACGTATCGATCAATGCAGTACGGTACAGCCGGAATCCGATCGTTCTGCTGAAAAAGTCCCGCTCGCTGGAGAACGTGCGCGTGGACAACTCGCTCGACGGGTCGCAGGTGTCGCACGAGATGGAGTTCGTATCGAGCCGCATACAGAAGCTGAAGGTACAGGAGTGA